Proteins from a genomic interval of Ensifer canadensis:
- a CDS encoding YqaA family protein produces MLRSLYNWTMDLAGRKSAAWWLALVAFVESSVFVVPADVLFLPMVLAKPHRAYRYAFIATLFSVLGGIAGWFLGHYAFDAIARPILQFYGKIDAFESMRASVDMEAIVLLLVTSGLAHVPPMKVVTILSGAANVSLGMFIASAVITRGARFFILAAVLRRHGEAVRHFIEKRLGLIAAVAAAVLILLYGVYVLAK; encoded by the coding sequence ATGCTTCGCAGTTTGTACAATTGGACGATGGACCTCGCTGGCCGGAAGTCCGCCGCATGGTGGCTGGCGCTGGTAGCCTTTGTCGAAAGCTCCGTCTTCGTCGTTCCGGCAGACGTCCTGTTCCTGCCGATGGTGCTGGCAAAACCGCATAGGGCCTATCGTTATGCCTTCATTGCCACACTGTTCTCGGTGCTCGGCGGCATCGCGGGCTGGTTCCTCGGACACTACGCCTTCGACGCGATCGCCCGTCCAATCCTGCAGTTCTACGGCAAGATCGATGCGTTCGAATCGATGCGCGCTTCGGTCGACATGGAGGCAATCGTGCTTCTGCTGGTGACATCGGGGCTTGCGCACGTGCCGCCGATGAAGGTCGTCACCATCCTCTCTGGTGCCGCCAATGTCAGCCTTGGCATGTTCATCGCGTCGGCGGTGATCACGCGCGGCGCGCGCTTCTTCATTTTGGCGGCGGTTCTTCGCCGGCACGGCGAAGCCGTCCGGCATTTCATCGAGAAGCGCCTGGGGTTGATTGCAGCCGTCGCTGCGGCCGTGCTGATCCTGCTTTACGGCGTCTACGTTCTCGCAAAATAA
- a CDS encoding response regulator transcription factor yields MRVLLVEDEAELAGALKTALSQHRMVVDHARDLAEATLVLSDAVYDVVVLDRRLPDGDGLSLIPAIRLRGNSVPVLVLTALGELADRVAGLDGGADDYIGKPFAFEELLARLRALARRPVAVQSDVVAVGRLSFDLAHLEAKVDGVPLKMPRRELLVLETLTRRMGRMVLRAALMEAVFGLDDEIQSNALDTHISRVRRKLLDANAGVTINGIRGVGYLLREAQ; encoded by the coding sequence ATGCGGGTGCTATTGGTCGAGGACGAGGCAGAACTTGCGGGGGCGCTGAAGACAGCGCTTAGCCAACACCGCATGGTCGTCGATCATGCGCGTGACCTGGCGGAGGCGACCCTCGTTCTCAGCGATGCGGTCTATGACGTCGTCGTGCTCGATCGGCGGCTGCCGGATGGAGACGGGCTTTCGCTCATCCCGGCGATCAGATTGCGGGGCAACAGCGTGCCGGTGCTTGTGCTGACGGCGCTGGGCGAACTTGCGGATCGTGTCGCCGGACTTGATGGCGGCGCCGACGATTATATCGGCAAGCCCTTCGCATTCGAGGAGCTTCTGGCGCGCCTGCGGGCGCTGGCGCGGCGCCCTGTCGCCGTACAATCCGACGTCGTGGCGGTCGGCCGCCTGTCGTTCGACCTCGCCCATCTTGAAGCCAAAGTCGATGGCGTGCCCCTGAAAATGCCACGCCGTGAACTGCTGGTTCTCGAAACCCTGACGCGGCGCATGGGGCGGATGGTGCTGCGTGCGGCCCTCATGGAAGCCGTGTTCGGCCTTGACGACGAAATCCAGTCGAACGCCCTCGATACCCACATATCGCGTGTGCGGAGAAAGCTTCTCGACGCCAATGCAGGCGTCACGATCAATGGCATTCGCGGCGTCGGCTACCTCCTGCGGGAAGCGCAATGA
- the hpaI gene encoding 4-hydroxy-2-oxoheptanedioate aldolase, translating to MPAPRNMFKLALSEGRPQIGLWLALANPYAAEICGGAGFDWLLIDGEHAPNDVPLMMAQLQALSSSTSHPIIRPPIGEAWLIKQLLDLGAQTLLVPMVETGEQARALVRAVRYPPHGMRGVGAALARASAFNRIDDYLPTANAEICLLLQVESRAGLAALDEIASTEGVDGVFIGPADLAADMGFLGRPGAPEVQEAVEAALARIQSHGKAAGILTSDTALAKRYLELGALFVAVGNDVSLLVGATSRLRANFAEQPVAPPASGY from the coding sequence ATGCCTGCTCCACGCAATATGTTCAAGCTTGCCCTTTCCGAGGGCCGGCCGCAGATCGGCCTTTGGCTGGCCCTCGCCAATCCCTACGCCGCCGAGATCTGCGGCGGTGCCGGTTTCGACTGGCTGCTGATCGACGGCGAACATGCCCCGAACGACGTGCCGCTGATGATGGCGCAGCTCCAGGCGCTCTCCAGTTCGACGAGCCATCCGATCATCCGCCCGCCGATCGGCGAGGCGTGGCTGATCAAGCAGCTTCTCGATCTCGGCGCGCAGACGCTGCTGGTGCCTATGGTCGAGACCGGCGAACAGGCCCGCGCGCTGGTCCGTGCCGTGCGGTATCCGCCCCACGGCATGCGCGGCGTCGGCGCAGCGCTTGCCCGCGCGTCGGCCTTCAACCGCATTGATGATTATCTCCCGACCGCCAATGCCGAGATCTGCCTGCTGTTGCAGGTGGAAAGCCGTGCGGGACTGGCGGCACTGGACGAAATTGCGTCGACCGAAGGGGTCGATGGCGTCTTCATCGGTCCGGCGGATCTGGCGGCCGACATGGGCTTCCTTGGCCGGCCCGGGGCACCCGAGGTGCAGGAGGCGGTCGAGGCTGCACTCGCGCGCATACAGTCGCACGGCAAGGCTGCCGGCATCCTGACCTCGGACACCGCACTCGCCAAGCGCTACCTCGAACTGGGCGCGCTCTTCGTCGCTGTTGGGAACGATGTTAGCCTGCTCGTGGGAGCGACCAGCCGCCTGCGTGCGAACTTTGCCGAACAGCCGGTTGCGCCGCCCGCATCCGGCTATTGA
- a CDS encoding sensor histidine kinase, translating into MITGTPHSFKWRLVRWLVLFETAAISLVIAIAVGLLWATGYLIDGYENGNIDVLTDAIVRDGQNNLVVQETPELARLRREVGEIWFIARDRAGHRLSEGAVPLAFAFATAGLDRMNDGRFRLSPDKDSRPEAVVKWVDSPAGNIQIFTGTEGQLTLRRLLLGTSGAFLTIFVPMLLLLALATIIVTPIVVRRMLAGLSHAAAHAAHIEFDQQGVQMPIKGVPAEFLPLVEAFNNALKRLDEGYARHKRFLAQAAHELRTPIAILNTRVATLPPSDGKARLIEDTNRLATLAGQLLDLQRLGKRTTPFCPLDLRALAERVIVDLAPLAFAAGYEMSFDPADEPMIVLGDHSSLERALTNLVQNAIEHGGRRGKITFRVMAPARVEICDEGDGVPLAERERIFEPFSRLHPGGKGAGLGLSLVREIVHLHGGHVAIVDATSGGACFRIDLPPA; encoded by the coding sequence ATGATCACCGGCACGCCGCACTCCTTCAAATGGCGGCTCGTCCGCTGGCTGGTGCTCTTCGAAACAGCCGCCATCAGCCTTGTAATCGCCATCGCGGTCGGTCTGCTCTGGGCGACTGGCTATCTTATCGACGGCTACGAGAACGGCAATATCGATGTGCTCACGGACGCGATCGTGCGCGATGGGCAGAACAACCTCGTGGTCCAGGAAACCCCAGAGCTGGCGCGGCTGCGGCGCGAAGTAGGCGAGATCTGGTTCATCGCTCGCGACCGCGCCGGACACAGGCTTTCCGAAGGCGCGGTGCCTCTGGCATTCGCCTTTGCCACGGCCGGTCTCGACCGGATGAACGACGGACGCTTCAGGCTCTCGCCCGACAAGGATTCGCGGCCGGAAGCCGTCGTCAAATGGGTCGATTCGCCCGCGGGGAATATCCAGATCTTCACCGGCACGGAGGGGCAACTCACGCTTCGCCGGCTGCTGCTCGGCACCTCTGGCGCGTTCCTGACCATTTTCGTGCCTATGCTGCTGTTGCTGGCACTCGCCACCATCATCGTCACGCCGATCGTCGTTCGCCGGATGCTGGCCGGTCTCTCGCATGCAGCAGCCCATGCAGCCCATATCGAGTTTGACCAGCAGGGCGTGCAGATGCCGATCAAGGGCGTTCCGGCCGAATTCCTGCCGCTGGTCGAAGCTTTCAACAATGCCCTTAAACGCCTCGACGAGGGATATGCCCGCCACAAGCGCTTTCTCGCCCAGGCGGCTCACGAGTTGCGCACCCCCATTGCAATCCTCAACACGCGGGTAGCAACGTTGCCGCCGAGCGACGGCAAGGCGCGGCTGATCGAGGACACCAATCGCCTGGCGACACTCGCCGGCCAGCTGCTCGACCTGCAGCGCCTCGGCAAACGAACGACCCCGTTTTGCCCGCTCGACCTCAGGGCACTCGCCGAACGCGTCATTGTCGATCTGGCGCCACTTGCCTTTGCCGCCGGATACGAAATGTCCTTCGATCCGGCAGACGAGCCGATGATCGTCCTTGGCGATCATTCGTCGCTCGAACGGGCTTTGACCAATCTCGTGCAGAATGCCATCGAGCATGGCGGTCGTCGCGGCAAGATCACTTTTCGCGTCATGGCGCCGGCGCGCGTCGAAATCTGCGACGAAGGTGACGGCGTCCCACTTGCAGAGCGCGAACGAATTTTCGAGCCGTTCAGCCGGCTTCATCCCGGCGGCAAGGGCGCCGGGCTGGGCTTGAGCTTGGTCAGGGAGATCGTGCACCTCCACGGTGGCCATGTCGCGATCGTCGACGCGACATCGGGCGGCGCATGTTTCAGGATCGACCTGCCGCCGGCATGA
- a CDS encoding NAD-dependent epimerase/dehydratase family protein → MARALVTGGAGFVGRHLCGKLMSEGVEVVCVDKLARGTGAMRPEDWPNPPRGGFSLIEEDCRRYFDRSDDRFDMVFHLAAMVGGRVMLETQTLLVAEDLAVDTDMWRWAARTRPGSVIYFSSSAAYPVSLQRPEGYRKLSEDMIDFEHTIGVPDLSYGWAKLSGEYLMKLYVENYGGRAVAYRPFSGYGEDQDLSYPFPAICRRLLDERGTEEVFVWGSGRQCRDFIHISDCVDFVWRTFTRLQNGASLNISTGIATSFIELAQLVSRCIGWEPRVSGRSDKPEGVFFRCGDTALQASYGLAPRIDLQAGVARALDQMQSKRPYALGGVASQ, encoded by the coding sequence ATGGCGCGTGCATTGGTGACTGGCGGAGCCGGATTTGTGGGACGCCATCTCTGCGGCAAGCTGATGTCGGAAGGTGTCGAGGTCGTTTGCGTCGATAAGCTCGCGCGCGGAACCGGGGCAATGCGTCCTGAGGATTGGCCGAACCCGCCGAGGGGCGGCTTCTCCCTCATCGAGGAGGATTGCCGCCGCTACTTCGATCGCTCCGACGACCGTTTCGACATGGTGTTTCATCTCGCCGCGATGGTCGGCGGTCGTGTCATGCTGGAGACCCAGACGCTTCTGGTTGCTGAGGATCTCGCGGTGGACACCGATATGTGGCGCTGGGCCGCGCGCACGCGTCCGGGATCCGTCATCTATTTCAGCTCGAGTGCCGCTTATCCCGTGAGCCTCCAGCGCCCGGAAGGGTACCGCAAGCTGAGCGAAGACATGATCGACTTCGAGCACACGATCGGCGTCCCGGATCTGAGTTATGGCTGGGCGAAGCTCAGCGGCGAATACCTCATGAAGCTTTATGTCGAGAATTATGGCGGGCGGGCGGTCGCCTACCGGCCGTTCAGCGGCTACGGCGAGGATCAGGACCTGAGCTATCCATTCCCGGCGATCTGCAGACGGCTCCTCGATGAGCGCGGCACGGAAGAGGTTTTCGTCTGGGGCTCGGGCCGGCAATGTCGCGACTTCATCCATATCTCGGATTGCGTCGATTTCGTCTGGCGAACCTTTACCCGGTTGCAGAACGGCGCATCTCTCAACATCTCCACCGGCATCGCCACCTCCTTCATTGAACTCGCCCAACTGGTCAGCCGGTGCATCGGCTGGGAGCCGAGAGTAAGCGGCCGGTCAGACAAGCCCGAGGGCGTGTTCTTCCGTTGTGGCGATACGGCGCTGCAGGCGTCCTATGGCCTTGCGCCGCGCATCGATCTTCAGGCCGGCGTGGCGCGGGCGCTCGACCAAATGCAATCGAAGCGACCCTATGCACTCGGTGGCGTTGCCTCTCAATAG
- a CDS encoding Rrf2 family transcriptional regulator, which produces MRQDGRLSRLLHVLLHMEKHAAPMTSETIARMLGTNSVVVRRTMAGLRDAGYVSSEKGHGGGWTLSRPLSEITLLDVYRTIGSPGFFAMGVATDEPQCLVEQAVNSALERTLDEAETLLLARLGEIAISDIAADFERRYGAVTGNRLSSCKGHPTEPS; this is translated from the coding sequence ATGCGCCAGGACGGACGGCTTTCACGGCTGCTGCATGTGTTGCTGCACATGGAAAAGCACGCAGCGCCGATGACATCCGAAACCATTGCCCGGATGCTCGGCACGAACTCCGTCGTCGTGCGCCGGACGATGGCCGGCCTTCGCGATGCCGGTTACGTGTCGTCCGAGAAGGGCCATGGCGGCGGTTGGACGTTGTCGCGGCCGCTTTCCGAGATCACCCTCCTCGACGTCTATCGAACCATCGGCAGTCCCGGCTTCTTCGCCATGGGTGTCGCAACCGACGAACCGCAATGCCTGGTCGAACAGGCTGTCAATTCGGCGCTGGAGCGAACACTCGATGAGGCAGAGACCCTGCTGCTCGCGCGATTGGGCGAGATCGCCATCTCCGATATCGCCGCCGATTTCGAGCGGCGCTATGGCGCTGTCACGGGCAACCGATTGTCCTCGTGCAAAGGTCATCCGACAGAGCCGAGTTGA
- a CDS encoding NAD(P)/FAD-dependent oxidoreductase, whose protein sequence is MTHDVIILGGSYAGLSAGLQLARARRSVLVIDTGMRRNRFAATSHGFLTQDGSAPAEIAAEARSQLMEYRSVEWLQTAAISAERVQDGFKVALQQGPDVTGKRLVLATGVTDVLPDLDGLAERWGRSVFHCPYCHGYELDQGRIGVLATSPLSMHQALMLPDWGPTTFFLNGAFEPDADQLQQLAWRNVTLEHGLIDRIEGERVDVVMKDGRVLPMDGIFTTTRTVVSAPFSEQLGCTLDDGPLGRYIRTDAMKATTVPGVFACGDAARPTGSVALAVGDGAMAGAATHRSLMFD, encoded by the coding sequence ATGACCCATGACGTAATCATCCTTGGCGGCAGCTACGCCGGCCTTTCCGCCGGCCTTCAACTCGCCCGCGCCCGCAGGAGCGTGCTGGTTATCGACACCGGAATGCGGCGGAACCGTTTCGCCGCGACATCGCACGGTTTCCTGACCCAGGATGGCAGCGCGCCGGCTGAAATCGCCGCCGAAGCCCGCTCGCAATTGATGGAATACCGGTCGGTCGAATGGCTGCAGACTGCCGCCATAAGTGCCGAACGTGTGCAGGATGGCTTCAAGGTCGCCCTGCAGCAGGGCCCCGATGTCACTGGCAAACGGCTTGTCCTCGCCACCGGCGTCACCGACGTCCTGCCGGATCTTGACGGGCTTGCCGAACGCTGGGGCAGGAGCGTCTTCCATTGCCCCTATTGCCATGGCTACGAACTCGACCAGGGTAGGATCGGCGTGCTCGCGACGTCGCCCCTTTCGATGCATCAGGCGCTGATGCTGCCGGACTGGGGTCCGACCACCTTCTTTCTCAACGGTGCATTCGAGCCCGACGCGGACCAGCTACAGCAGCTTGCATGGCGCAATGTCACGCTGGAGCACGGGCTTATCGACAGGATCGAGGGTGAACGGGTCGATGTCGTCATGAAGGACGGGCGGGTGTTGCCGATGGACGGCATATTCACCACCACCAGGACGGTGGTCTCGGCGCCATTTTCCGAACAGCTCGGCTGCACCTTGGACGACGGCCCGCTCGGACGCTACATCCGAACCGATGCGATGAAGGCAACGACGGTTCCGGGCGTATTTGCCTGCGGAGATGCGGCAAGGCCGACGGGGTCGGTCGCGCTCGCCGTTGGAGACGGTGCCATGGCCGGAGCTGCAACCCACCGCTCGCTGATGTTCGACTGA
- the hpaH gene encoding 2-oxo-hept-4-ene-1,7-dioate hydratase, with protein sequence MLNASEIADAARTLDAAEASRIQTGLLSLKHPDMTMDDAYAVQSAWVKQKIARGRRVIGWKIGLTSKAMQYALNIDIPDSGVLFDDMMFEDGATIPRDRFIQPRIEAEIAFVMKAPLAGPNVSVFDVLNATDYVTPALEILDTRILRVDPETKKARTIVDTISDNAANAGIVIGGRAMRPQDVDMRWMGAIVSRNAAVEETGLGAGVLNHPARGIAWLANRLASYGDRIDAGQIVLAGSFIRPVEARHGDTIVADFGPQGTVSCFFE encoded by the coding sequence GTGTTGAACGCCAGCGAAATCGCCGATGCCGCAAGGACGCTCGATGCGGCGGAGGCGAGCCGTATCCAGACCGGCCTTCTCTCCCTGAAGCATCCCGACATGACCATGGACGACGCCTACGCCGTGCAATCGGCCTGGGTGAAGCAGAAGATCGCCCGCGGACGCAGGGTCATCGGCTGGAAGATCGGGCTGACGTCGAAGGCGATGCAATATGCGCTGAACATCGATATTCCCGATTCCGGCGTGTTGTTCGACGACATGATGTTCGAGGACGGCGCCACGATCCCCAGGGATCGTTTCATCCAGCCGCGCATCGAGGCCGAGATCGCTTTCGTCATGAAGGCGCCGCTCGCCGGCCCCAATGTCAGCGTCTTCGACGTCCTCAATGCTACCGACTACGTCACTCCAGCGCTCGAGATTCTCGACACACGCATCCTGCGTGTCGATCCGGAAACGAAGAAGGCCCGAACCATCGTCGACACCATTTCCGACAATGCCGCCAATGCCGGCATCGTCATCGGCGGCCGCGCCATGCGCCCGCAGGATGTCGACATGCGCTGGATGGGCGCCATCGTCTCGCGCAATGCCGCGGTTGAAGAAACCGGGCTTGGTGCAGGCGTTCTCAACCATCCGGCCCGCGGCATCGCTTGGCTTGCCAACCGGCTTGCCAGCTATGGCGACCGCATCGACGCCGGCCAGATTGTGCTTGCCGGCTCGTTCATCCGCCCCGTCGAGGCCCGGCACGGCGACACCATCGTCGCCGATTTCGGGCCGCAGGGAACCGTCAGCTGCTTCTTCGAATAG
- a CDS encoding GH25 family lysozyme, which produces MRFSAVPAMFLACLVLAGCTSSSTLDTIVPQQPSRETTSSVVPTSPVPSANVGVAVAQAAPPQEVLAWAGAVPEPEAFRPQAKTAATPMPLERPVAVITPATPAVLTTPGTRAQIYSHRFRDAKPINFGRASPRKMAVHGVDVSRWQGEIDWPKLRTQGANFAYIKATDGGDHLDPMFKKNWRKAKEAGLKRGAYHFFYWCRTAGEQADWFIRNVPREAGALPPVIDVEYNGESSCKRRLSRARVLEKMQVFMDKLEAHYGQRPIIYTAPDFYQDNLTGELLDYPFWLRSVAAHPSKRYPGRKWIFWQYSGSGLSHGVEGKIDLNVFHGNENEWQNWLARRAS; this is translated from the coding sequence ATGCGTTTTTCAGCTGTGCCAGCAATGTTCCTTGCCTGTCTGGTTTTGGCGGGCTGCACGTCCAGTTCGACGCTGGACACGATCGTGCCGCAGCAGCCGTCGCGCGAAACGACGAGTTCGGTCGTGCCGACGTCTCCCGTGCCTTCGGCCAATGTCGGCGTCGCAGTGGCTCAAGCAGCGCCGCCGCAGGAGGTGCTGGCCTGGGCCGGAGCCGTACCGGAACCGGAAGCCTTCCGACCGCAGGCTAAGACGGCGGCAACGCCCATGCCGCTGGAGCGGCCCGTTGCCGTGATCACGCCGGCCACACCTGCGGTTCTGACGACGCCAGGAACGCGCGCGCAGATCTACAGCCATCGCTTCCGGGACGCCAAACCGATCAACTTCGGCCGCGCATCCCCGCGCAAGATGGCCGTTCATGGTGTCGACGTGTCGCGCTGGCAGGGTGAGATCGACTGGCCCAAGCTGCGCACGCAAGGTGCCAACTTCGCCTATATCAAGGCGACGGATGGCGGCGACCACCTCGATCCGATGTTCAAGAAGAACTGGCGCAAGGCAAAAGAAGCCGGGCTGAAGCGCGGCGCCTACCACTTCTTTTATTGGTGCCGCACGGCCGGCGAGCAGGCCGACTGGTTCATCCGCAATGTTCCAAGAGAAGCCGGCGCTCTGCCGCCTGTCATCGACGTCGAATACAACGGTGAGTCCAGCTGCAAGCGACGCCTGTCGCGCGCCCGTGTGCTTGAAAAGATGCAGGTCTTCATGGACAAGCTCGAGGCGCATTACGGCCAGCGACCGATCATCTACACCGCCCCGGATTTCTATCAGGACAACCTGACCGGCGAACTGCTCGACTATCCGTTCTGGCTGCGCTCGGTGGCAGCTCATCCCTCCAAGAGATATCCAGGCCGCAAGTGGATCTTCTGGCAGTATTCGGGCTCCGGGCTGTCGCACGGCGTCGAAGGCAAGATCGATCTCAATGTCTTCCACGGCAACGAGAACGAATGGCAGAACTGGCTCGCCAGACGGGCGAGCTAG
- a CDS encoding glycosyltransferase gives MRLIVVNDVSEALGGATKVALQCIEAGVAAGLDCSVLVGDDGAGIRLRFPGVQVEALGERPLRDGVRFANLFDRNFNGRAYRALRRLLKSGSDTVVHVHGWSQILSPSIFHALERSDAKVIVTAHDFFLSCPNGAYAHFGKGDICEEKPLTAGCLASACDKRNYLHKLWRFGRSMTQSAAGEVFWGRVGVILAHEAMEPYLSTGSLRNFLTLRTPSTPLTRFPVEAWKNERAMFLGRMTVEKGVRTLAEALNVTGKAATLIGQGPLLQEIQHTLPHCHVPGWLDDGEVTAVAAKARYFFMPSRMPEPYGLVAAEALMSGIPVIASSNALIAREIEENQAGLVFQSGNARSLAEKMVLMENDDLVRRLSEGAFAYGKRIAPSRDEWHQRMVDIYAGRIKFSIRDVMTGAVGRPGHPEFGMASRI, from the coding sequence ATGCGGCTTATCGTTGTCAACGACGTGTCGGAGGCCCTGGGCGGTGCGACCAAGGTCGCGCTCCAATGCATTGAGGCAGGCGTTGCGGCGGGGCTCGACTGTTCCGTTCTGGTCGGGGATGACGGTGCGGGCATTCGCTTGCGATTCCCGGGCGTACAGGTGGAGGCGCTGGGCGAGCGCCCCTTGCGCGACGGCGTCCGCTTCGCAAACCTGTTCGACAGGAATTTCAACGGCCGCGCCTACCGTGCCTTGCGCCGATTGCTCAAGTCCGGAAGTGACACGGTCGTTCATGTTCACGGTTGGTCACAGATCCTGTCCCCTTCGATTTTTCACGCGCTGGAGCGCAGTGACGCCAAGGTCATCGTTACCGCGCATGATTTCTTTCTGAGCTGTCCGAACGGCGCGTATGCTCATTTCGGGAAGGGCGATATCTGCGAGGAGAAACCGCTGACTGCCGGTTGCTTGGCCAGCGCCTGCGACAAGCGCAACTACCTTCACAAGCTGTGGCGTTTCGGCCGTTCGATGACCCAGAGCGCCGCGGGTGAGGTCTTCTGGGGCCGCGTCGGTGTCATTCTCGCGCATGAAGCCATGGAACCTTACCTGAGCACGGGCTCGCTTCGAAACTTCCTGACGTTGCGCACGCCGTCGACGCCGCTCACGCGGTTTCCCGTTGAAGCCTGGAAGAACGAACGCGCCATGTTTCTTGGCCGCATGACGGTAGAAAAGGGCGTCCGTACGCTGGCCGAGGCGCTCAACGTGACGGGCAAGGCGGCGACCTTGATTGGACAAGGGCCGTTGCTCCAGGAAATACAACACACACTTCCTCACTGTCATGTTCCGGGATGGCTTGATGACGGCGAGGTTACCGCCGTCGCGGCCAAGGCACGCTATTTTTTCATGCCGTCGCGGATGCCCGAACCCTACGGTCTCGTCGCCGCCGAGGCGCTGATGTCGGGCATACCGGTGATCGCCAGCAGCAATGCGCTCATTGCCAGAGAAATCGAAGAGAACCAGGCGGGGCTGGTTTTTCAGAGCGGCAATGCCCGATCCCTCGCCGAGAAGATGGTGCTGATGGAAAACGACGATCTCGTTCGGCGTTTGAGCGAGGGTGCATTCGCCTATGGCAAGAGGATCGCGCCTTCGCGCGATGAATGGCACCAGCGGATGGTCGATATCTATGCCGGACGGATCAAATTTTCGATCCGTGATGTGATGACAGGGGCGGTGGGGCGACCTGGACATCCAGAGTTTGGGATGGCCAGCCGGATCTGA